From one Oncorhynchus clarkii lewisi isolate Uvic-CL-2024 chromosome 6, UVic_Ocla_1.0, whole genome shotgun sequence genomic stretch:
- the LOC139412109 gene encoding PR domain zinc finger protein 12b encodes MGSVLPAEALVLKSGFKQQSLSLSEIITSDILHSFLYGRWRNVLGEHLLEEKINVSPKTAFTAEVLAQSFSGEVHKLSSLVLPSEVIIAQSSIPGEGLGIFSKTWIKAGTEMGPFTGRVISPEHVDLFKNNNLMWEVFNEDGTVRYFIDASQEDHRSWMTYIKCARNEQEQNLEVVQIGSSIFYKAMETIPPDQELLVWYGNSHNTFLGIPGVPGIEDDQQKKSKTDEFHICDGSTSSSSALPTTASRMRCVICHRGFNSRSNLRSHMRIHTLDKPFVCRFCNRRFSQSSTLRNHVRLHTGERPYKCHVCQSAYSQLAGLRAHQKSARHRPGGAGGVVVGLHQAHSPPPPQMTTVPHPASLVHHIPTMVL; translated from the exons ATGGGTTCCGTGTTGCCCGCTGAAGCATTGGTGCTGAAGTCTGGATTTAAGCAACAGAGTTTGTCTCTGTCTGAAATTATCACCTCGGACATTCTCCATAGTTTTCTCTATGGTAGATGGAGGAACGTGCTTGGGGAACACCTTTTGGAGGAGAAGATAAACGTCAGTCCCAAAACAGCTTTCACCGCAGAGGTCCTTGCGCAATCATTCTCAGGGG AGGTTCACAAGCTCTCCAGTCTGGTGCTGCCAAGTGAAGTGATAATAGCCCAGAGCTCCATCCCTGGCGAGGGCTTAGGAATCTTCTCCAAGACCtggatcaaagctgggacagagatgGGGCCTTTTACTGGCCGAGTCATCTCTCCTGAGCATGTGGATCTCTTCAAGAACAACAACCTCATGTGGGAG GTGTTCAATGAGGATGGTACTGTGCGCTACTTCATTGATGCCAGTCAGGAGGATCACCGCAGCTGGATGACCTATATCAAATGTGCCCGCAACGAGCAGGAGCAGAACCTGGAAGTTGTGCAGATTGGCAGCAGTATCTTCTACAAAGCTATGGAG ACCATTCCCCCTGACCAGGAGCTGCTAGTGTGGTATGGAAACTCACATAACACATTCCTGGGGATACCCGGAGTTCCAGGAATAGAGGATGACCAGCAGAAAAAGAGCAAAACCG atgaGTTTCATATTTGCGACGGCTCCACCTCCTCGTCCTCTGCCCTGCCTACCACCGCTAGCCGGATGCGCTGTGTCATCTGCCACCGGGGCTTCAACTCTCGCAGCAACCTGCGTTCCCACATGCGCATCCACACCCTGGACAAGCCCTTTGTATGTCGCTTTTGCAATCGGCGCTTCAGCCAGTCGTCCACCCTGCGCAACCACGTGCGCCTGCACACTGGCGAGCGGCCATACAAGTGCCACGTGTGCCAGAGTGCCTACTCTCAGTTGGCAGGACTGCGGGCACACCAGAAGAGCGCCAGACACCGGCCCGGTGGTGCTGGGGGAGTGGTGGTGGGCCTCCACCAGGCAcactcccccccacccccccagatGACCACGGTGCCCCACCCAGCCTCTCTGGTGCACCACATCCCCACCATGGTCCTGTGA